A portion of the Punica granatum isolate Tunisia-2019 chromosome 7, ASM765513v2, whole genome shotgun sequence genome contains these proteins:
- the LOC116213280 gene encoding probable receptor-like protein kinase At5g61350 — MEPLHSCLLTLFLIVFLASLSVSEVAAGFLNFPPSGPFVPPDCYLIDCGSSHPTILQDGRRFQSDHDSSSLLSTGKDVFASVDSVHVGNSSPYLSSLPLFQTARIFTDESVYSFGISSPGFHWVRLYFYPVPHPSYNLSNAIFTVSANGVVLFCGFMPKKELPQVMVKEYLINTTSSSSSSNKLTLKFTPAKNSFSFVNAIEIVSMPESLISDTASSIRPLGDFSGLSWYAFEVVYRLNIGGTTISPSDDTLFRLWQPDNPFMTFPEGARNLSFPPGEINYPGQGANPHIAPNGVYASAITMADSQVNQQKFNLTWEMNVNSGFSYLIRLHFCDIVSKSLNELYFDVYINGKIGVSGLDLSSLTGRLATAYYRDFVVDSSALINSSIMVQVGPSSSIDSSLGNAILNGLEILKMSNSVRSLDSSSRFDPIPGPGTIKMKIFGTVLLVMAIIAMVFLAMALVRIRKKRDSDWKYGKSFSSWLPLNTSKASLSSSRSSYRSTFLASSKSKSGYSSFFASAGFGRLFTFKELQEATQNFDEKAMIGVGGFGKVYLGTLEDGSKVAIKRGNPKSQQGINEFQTEIQMLSRVRHRHLVSLIGYCDDNSEMILVYEYMSNGPLRDHLYGSNRPLLSWKQRLEICIGAARGLHYLHTGAAHGIIHRDVKTTNVLLDENLVAKVSDFGLSKAAPEMEQTHVSTAVKGSFGYLDPEYFRRQQLSDKSDVYSFGVVLFEVICARPAIDPALPREQVSLAEWAMKWQRKEMLEKIIDPHLAGKFCPESLRKYAEAAEKCLAEYGVDRPAMSDVLWKLESALQLQEAASRVNPSEGELQV; from the coding sequence ATGGAGCCTCTGCACTCCTGTCTGCTAACTCTCTTCCTCATTGTCTTCCTCGCGAGCCTTTCAGTTTCCGAGGTAGCTGCCGGTTTTCTGAATTTCCCCCCATCGGGCCCTTTCGTTCCTCCTGATTGTTACCTCATCGACTGTGGCTCCTCTCACCCCACCATTCTTCAGGATGGAAGAAGGTTCCAGTCCGATCATGACTCTTCCTCCCTCTTATCGACTGGGAAGGATGTCTTTGCCTCGGTCGACTCTGTACATGTTGGGAACTCTTCTCCTTACTTATCGTCTTTACCTTTATTCCAAACCGCAAGAATTTTTACCGATGAGTCGGTTTACTCGTTTGGTATTTCCTCCCCGGGCTTTCACTGGGTTCGTCTCTACTTTTACCCGGTCCCTCATCCGTCTTACAATCTAAGCAATGCCATTTTTACGGTTTCCGCCAATGGAGTCGTGCTCTTCTGTGGATTCATGCCCAAGAAAGAGCTACCTCAAGTTATGGTGAAAGAATACCTCATTAACACcacctcctcttcttcttcatccaaTAAACTTACCCTCAAATTCACGCCTGCCAAGAATTCCTTCTCCTTTGTGAATGCGATTGAGATCGTTTCCATGCCCGAATCTCTCATCTCCGACACGGCATCTTCCATTCGTCCACTTGGTGATTTCTCGGGATTGTCCTGGTATGCATTCGAAGTGGTGTACCGACTAAATATCGGGGGAACCACTATTAGTCCCTCAGATGACACGCTCTTTAGGCTATGGCAACCCGATAACCCGTTCATGACTTTCCCAGAAGGAGCTCGGAACCTCTCGTTCCCTCCTGGAGAGATCAACTACCCTGGCCAAGGAGCAAATCCTCATATCGCTCCCAATGGGGTCTACGCCTCAGCAATCACGATGGCTGATTCACAAGTGAACCAGCAGAAGTTCAACCTCACATGGGAGATGAATGTCAATTCGGGTTTCTCATACTTGATAAGGTTGCATTTCTGCGATATAGTGAGCAAGAGCCTCAATGAGCTTTACTTCGATGTGTATATTAATGGGAAGATAGGAGTCTCGGGCCTCGACCTCTCATCCCTCACAGGAAGGCTTGCAACGGCTTATTACCGAGACTTTGTGGTGGATTCTTCGGCTTTAATTAACAGCTCGATCATGGTTCAAGTTGGTCCATCCTCTAGTATTGACTCGAGCTTAGGGAATGCCATTCTTAATGGACTAGAAATCCTCAAGATGAGCAACTCCGTCAGAAGCCTGGACAGCTCTTCGAGATTCGACCCTATTCCAGGTCCCGGAACCATCAAGATGAAGATTTTTGGGACTGTTTTACTCGTGATGGCGATAATTGCGATGGTCTTCCTGGCCATGGCTCTTGTTCGGATCCGGAAGAAGCGGGACTCGGACTGGAAGTATGGGAAGAGCTTCTCATCATGGCTACCTCTAAATACCAGCAAGGCGAGCCTGTCATCCAGTCGAAGCAGTTACCGGTCGACCTTTCTCGCATCAAGCAAGAGCAAGAGTGGTTACTCAAGCTTCTTTGCGAGTGCGGGCTTTGGGCGTTTGTTCACGTTCAAGGAACTACAGGAGGCAACACAAAACTTTGATGAGAAGGCCATGATCGGAGTAGGTGGGTTTGGGAAGGTCTACCTCGGGACATTGGAAGACGGGTCGAAGGTTGCGATCAAACGTGGGAACCCAAAGTCCCAGCAGGGGATCAACGAGTTCCAGACAGAGATACAGATGCTCTCCAGGGTCAGGCACCGGCACCTCGTCTCGCTCATCGGGTACTGTGATGATAACTCGGAGATGATCCTTGTCTACGAGTACATGTCCAATGGACCCCTCCGAGACCACCTCTATGGCTCAAACCGTCCTCTGCTGTCATGGAAGCAGAGGTTGGAGATATGCATCGGTGCTGCCAGGGGATTGCATTACCTTCACACCGGTGCTGCCCATGGAATCATTCATCGCGATGTTAAGACCACCAACGTCCTCCTTGATGAGAACTTGGTGGCCAAGGTTTCCGACTTCGGGCTGTCAAAGGCAGCCCCGGAGATGGAGCAGACCCATGTTAGCACTGCCGTGAAGGGGAGCTTCGGGTACCTCGACCCTGAGTACTTCAGGAGGCAACAGCTCTCAGACAAGTCTGATGTTTACTCCTTTGGGGTTGTTCTGTTTGAGGTCATCTGTGCGAGGCCCGCAATAGACCCTGCGTTGCCAAGGGAGCAGGTCAGCCTGGCCGAGTGGGCCATGAAGTGGCAGAGGAAAGAAATGCTAGAGAAGATCATCGATCCACATCTTGCTGGGAAATTTTGCCCCGAATCACTACGGAAGTACGCCGAAGCAGCTGAGAAATGCTTGGCGGAGTACGGGGTTGATCGACCCGCCATGAGCGATGTTCTCTGGAAGCTCGAGTCGGCTCTTCAGCTCCAGGAAGCAGCATCCCGAGTCAATCCTTCTGAGGGGGAACTTCAAGTGTGA
- the LOC116213282 gene encoding LON peptidase N-terminal domain and RING finger protein 1 isoform X1 produces the protein MAGRDSPPELSLEGVEDVEEYIWANEGEGSLPWDRFSYVFDLVERGNRAFRENRLERFEEAINCYSRANNVKPSDPVILGNRCATYIRISLYLRHRAAAASECRALNGLDPTIHAELALKDADKVLSLRTNSIRSYILKANALFLVEKYEAARDAILSGLQVDPFSFCGTHATEASVTDILSRSFLVMCSNALQALLRSLLRTQPTLRGRRCHQELERTDDFDCTLCLKLLHEPITTPCGHSFCRACLFQSMDRGNKCPLCRTVLFISPRTSAVNVTLNNIIQKNFPEAYEERKADHQSLTNFGNDKVPLFVMDVVIPCQKYHLHIFEPRYRLMVRRIMEGNHRMGMVMLDPNTGSVADFACEVEITECEPLPDGRFFIEVEGRRRFRILRSTDQDGYRVAEVEWVQDIHPPDGTEVRADLQELTNTLSEHSRAWLTRAKQAARQDRARYEKLLSLERMMPSAQDPERFSFWLVTLTNRRPAEKMELLRLRDTRERISRGLIYLRAEEQGCRVQ, from the exons ATGGCGGGTCGTGACTCGCCTCCCGAGTTGAGTCTTGAAGGGGTTGAAGATGTGGAAGAGTACATCTGG GCAAATGAAGGGGAAGGGTCACTGCCATGGGATAGGTTCAGCTATGTCTTTGATCTTGTAGAGCGTGGAAACAGAGCATTCCGTGAGAACCGTCTTGAACGCTTTGAAGAG GCTATCAATTGTTACTCTAGAGCGAATAATGTCAAACCGAGTGATCCTGTTATTCTTGGAAACCGCTGTGCCACCTACATTAG GATAAGTCTATACCTGAGACATCGAGCTGCTGCAGCTTCAGAGTGTAGAGCCTTAAATGGGCTTGATCCTACAATACATGCAGAG CTTGCTCTAAAGGATGCTGACAAGGTACTCAGCCTTCGTACCAACTCAATTAGATCATACATTTTAAAGGCCAATGCTTTATTCTTA GTAGAGAAGTATGAAGCCGCCCGTGATGCAATTCTTTCTGGCCTTCAAGTGGATCCTTTTAG TTTCTGTGGTACCCATGCTACAGAAGCTTCTGTCACGGATATTCTTTCGCGATCCTTTCTGGTAATGTGCAGCAATGCTCTTCAGGCCCTTCTTCGGAGCTTGCTTAGAACACAACCCACCTTGAGGGGGAGGAGATGCCACCAGGAACTTGAGCGAACTGATGACTTCGACTGCACTCTCTGTTTGAAGTTGTTACATGAGCCAATTACAACTCCTTGTGGCCATTCTTTTTGCCGTGCTTGCTTGTTTCAGTCTATGGATCGTG GTAACAAGTGCCCATTGTGTCGAACAGTTCTATTTATCAGTCCTAGAACATCCGCAGTCAA TGTGACACTCAACAACATTATACAAAAGAACTTTCCCGAAGCGTATGAGGAAAGGAAGGCTGATCACCAAAGTTTGACCAACTTTGGGAATGACAAGGTCCCACTTTTTGTCATGGATGTCGTAATCCCTTGCCAAAAGTATCATCTTCACATTTTTGAGCCACGATACAGGCTTATG GTGAGGAGGATAATGGAAGGAAACCACCGGATGGGAATG GTTATGCTCGATCCAAATACAGGATCAGTTGCTGATTTTGCTTGCGAGGTGGAGATCACTGA GTGTGAGCCACTTCCTGATGGACGATTCTTTATAGAG GTAGAAGGCCGCCGAAGATTTCGTATTCTAAGATCAACGGATCAAGATGG GTACCGAGTTGCAGAGGTTGAATGGGTACAAGACATACATCCCCCTGATGGAACAGAAGTACGAGCAGAT TTGCAAGAGTTGACGAATACTCTATCCGAACATTCAAGGGCATGGTTAACAAGGGCTAAGCAAGCAGCACGGCAAG ATCGAGCAAGATACGAGAAGCTCCTCAGCTTGGAGAGAATGATGCCTTCAGCACAGGATCCCGAGCGGTTCAGTTTCTGG CTCGTAACTCTAACGAACAGGAGGCCTGCAGAAAAGATGGAACTCTTGCGACTAAGAGACACTAGAGAG AGGATAAGTCGCGGGCTGATATATCTCAGAGCTGAAGAGCAAGGATGTAGAGTCCAATGA
- the LOC116213282 gene encoding LON peptidase N-terminal domain and RING finger protein 1 isoform X2, translating to MAGRDSPPELSLEGVEDVEEYIWANEGEGSLPWDRFSYVFDLVERGNRAFRENRLERFEEAINCYSRANNVKPSDPVILGNRCATYIRISLYLRHRAAAASECRALNGLDPTIHAELALKDADKVLSLRTNSIRSYILKANALFLVEKYEAARDAILSGLQVDPFSNALQALLRSLLRTQPTLRGRRCHQELERTDDFDCTLCLKLLHEPITTPCGHSFCRACLFQSMDRGNKCPLCRTVLFISPRTSAVNVTLNNIIQKNFPEAYEERKADHQSLTNFGNDKVPLFVMDVVIPCQKYHLHIFEPRYRLMVRRIMEGNHRMGMVMLDPNTGSVADFACEVEITECEPLPDGRFFIEVEGRRRFRILRSTDQDGYRVAEVEWVQDIHPPDGTEVRADLQELTNTLSEHSRAWLTRAKQAARQDRARYEKLLSLERMMPSAQDPERFSFWLVTLTNRRPAEKMELLRLRDTRERISRGLIYLRAEEQGCRVQ from the exons ATGGCGGGTCGTGACTCGCCTCCCGAGTTGAGTCTTGAAGGGGTTGAAGATGTGGAAGAGTACATCTGG GCAAATGAAGGGGAAGGGTCACTGCCATGGGATAGGTTCAGCTATGTCTTTGATCTTGTAGAGCGTGGAAACAGAGCATTCCGTGAGAACCGTCTTGAACGCTTTGAAGAG GCTATCAATTGTTACTCTAGAGCGAATAATGTCAAACCGAGTGATCCTGTTATTCTTGGAAACCGCTGTGCCACCTACATTAG GATAAGTCTATACCTGAGACATCGAGCTGCTGCAGCTTCAGAGTGTAGAGCCTTAAATGGGCTTGATCCTACAATACATGCAGAG CTTGCTCTAAAGGATGCTGACAAGGTACTCAGCCTTCGTACCAACTCAATTAGATCATACATTTTAAAGGCCAATGCTTTATTCTTA GTAGAGAAGTATGAAGCCGCCCGTGATGCAATTCTTTCTGGCCTTCAAGTGGATCCTTTTAG CAATGCTCTTCAGGCCCTTCTTCGGAGCTTGCTTAGAACACAACCCACCTTGAGGGGGAGGAGATGCCACCAGGAACTTGAGCGAACTGATGACTTCGACTGCACTCTCTGTTTGAAGTTGTTACATGAGCCAATTACAACTCCTTGTGGCCATTCTTTTTGCCGTGCTTGCTTGTTTCAGTCTATGGATCGTG GTAACAAGTGCCCATTGTGTCGAACAGTTCTATTTATCAGTCCTAGAACATCCGCAGTCAA TGTGACACTCAACAACATTATACAAAAGAACTTTCCCGAAGCGTATGAGGAAAGGAAGGCTGATCACCAAAGTTTGACCAACTTTGGGAATGACAAGGTCCCACTTTTTGTCATGGATGTCGTAATCCCTTGCCAAAAGTATCATCTTCACATTTTTGAGCCACGATACAGGCTTATG GTGAGGAGGATAATGGAAGGAAACCACCGGATGGGAATG GTTATGCTCGATCCAAATACAGGATCAGTTGCTGATTTTGCTTGCGAGGTGGAGATCACTGA GTGTGAGCCACTTCCTGATGGACGATTCTTTATAGAG GTAGAAGGCCGCCGAAGATTTCGTATTCTAAGATCAACGGATCAAGATGG GTACCGAGTTGCAGAGGTTGAATGGGTACAAGACATACATCCCCCTGATGGAACAGAAGTACGAGCAGAT TTGCAAGAGTTGACGAATACTCTATCCGAACATTCAAGGGCATGGTTAACAAGGGCTAAGCAAGCAGCACGGCAAG ATCGAGCAAGATACGAGAAGCTCCTCAGCTTGGAGAGAATGATGCCTTCAGCACAGGATCCCGAGCGGTTCAGTTTCTGG CTCGTAACTCTAACGAACAGGAGGCCTGCAGAAAAGATGGAACTCTTGCGACTAAGAGACACTAGAGAG AGGATAAGTCGCGGGCTGATATATCTCAGAGCTGAAGAGCAAGGATGTAGAGTCCAATGA
- the LOC116212706 gene encoding pentatricopeptide repeat-containing protein At5g61370, mitochondrial-like yields the protein MRTMSAWNCIRLFKRPYCSCLDARMVNELCSLVSTAIGGLDDLELRLDQFKDSLTPSLVTRVVELCKDSEVPSRRVLRFFSWSRKNLDSGLQDTDFNFAIRVFSEKKDHTAVEMLLSDLRKESRALDPRTYGVVAETLVKLGREDEALGIFKNLDKFKCPQDGVTVTAIVSALCSKGHAKKAEGVVWHHKSKIEGIEPLIYRSLLYGWSVKENVKEARRIIKEMRSLRIIPDLFCFNVFLRCLCKQNLKRNPSGLVPEALNVMMEMRSYNIHPTSVSYNILLSCLGRARRVKESCQLLETMKKSGCAPDWVSYYLVVRVLYLTSRFGKGNKMVDEMIEGGLVPERKFYYDLIGILCGVKRVNHALDLFERMKRSELGGYGPVYDVLIPKLCRGGDFNMGRELWEEAERTGINLSCSPDLLDPSITEVFRPVKKVEKDKIKLMGLRQEKSQPKQIQVRLKRKRRTKKKP from the coding sequence ATGCGAACTATGAGTGCCTGGAATTGCATTCGCCTGTTTAAACGACCTTATTGCAGTTGCTTGGATGCACGGATGGTGAATGAGCTGTGCAGTTTGGTCTCGACAGCAATTGGAGGCTTGGACGATCTTGAATTGAGGCTCGATCAATTTAAGGACTCGTTAACTCCTTCACTCGTGACCCGAGTGGTGGAATTATGTAAAGACAGCGAGGTACCCTCTAGAAGGGTTCTAAGATTCTTCTCGTGGTCGCGGAAGAACTTGGACTCAGGTTTGCAAGACACAGACTTCAACTTTGCGATTCGGGTATTTTCTGAGAAAAAAGATCACACTGCTGTAGAAATGTTACTTTCAGACCTCAGGAAGGAGAGTCGGGCGTTGGATCCACGGACTTATGGGGTTGTTGCTGAGACTTTGGTTAAGTTGGGGAGGGAAGATGAGGCGTTGGGCATCTTCAAGAATTTAGACAAGTTCAAATGCCCGCAAGATGGAGTAACCGTCACAGCTATTGTGAGTGCACTTTGTTCAAAAGGGCATGCAAAGAAGGCTGAGGGAGTGGTGTGGCACCACAAAAGTAAGATTGAAGGCATCGAGCCTTTGATCTACAGGTCACTTTTATATGGGTGGTCGGTAAAAGAAAATGTGAAGGAAGCACGAAGAATCATCAAGGAGATGAGGTCGCTCAGGATAATACCCGATTTGTTCTGCTTCAATGTGTTCCTCCGGTGCCTTTGTAAACAAAACCTTAAGCGGAATCCCTCGGGTCTTGTGCCCGAGGCTCTGAACGTGATGATGGAGATGAGGAGTTACAACATTCACCCTACTTCAGTCAGTTACAATATACTGCTCTCGTGTCTCGGGAGGGCCAGAAGGGTGAAGGAGTCGTGCCAGCTTCTCGAAACGATGAAGAAGTCGGGGTGTGCTCCTGATTGGGTTAGCTATTACCTCGTTGTCCGGGTGTTGTATCTGACCAGTAGGTTCGGGAAAGGGAACAAAATGGTCGATGAGATGATTGAAGGTGGGTTGGTCCCAGAGAGGAAGTTCTATTACGACTTGATTGGAATTCTCTGCGGGGTCAAGAGGGTGAATCATGCTCTGGATCTATTTGAACGAATGAAGAGGAGTGAATTGGGTGGGTATGGACCAGTCTATGATGTGCTTATACCAAAGCTCTGCAGAGGCGGCGACTTTAACATGGGCAGAGAGCTCTGGGAAGAAGCCGAACGGACAGGGATCAACTTAAGTTGCTCCCCAGACTTGCTGGATCCTTCCATAACTGAGGTATTCAGGCCAGTGAAGAAGGTCGAGAAAGACAAGATTAAGCTCATGGGGCTCAGGCAAGAGAAATCCCAACCGAAGCAGATTCAGGTGAGACTAAAGAGGAAAAGGAGGACGAAGAAGAAACCATAA
- the LOC116213602 gene encoding vesicle transport v-SNARE 13-like yields the protein MSQVFEGYERLYCDLSADPSRKCAAARALRGEQKQQKVSEINGGIDEAEALVPKMDLEARTLQPSVKAALIAKLREYRRDLNNIKDMVKRISNPVAGDELF from the exons ATGAGTCAGGTGTTCGAGGGCTACGAGCGCCTGTATTGCGACCTCTCTGCAGACCCGTCACGGAAATGTGCTGCAGCCAGAGCTCTCAGGGGTG AGCAGAAGCAGCAGAAAGTTTCCGAAATTAATGGCGGAATAGATGAAGCGGAGGCTCTG GTTCCGAAAATGGACCTTGAGGCAAGGACCTTGCAGCCGAGTGTGAAAGCTGCTCTCATCGCAAAGTTAAGAGAGTACAGGAGGGACCTGAACAATATTAAAGACATGGTTAAGCGAATCAGCAATCCTGTTGCAGGAGACGAGTTGTTTTGA
- the LOC116214615 gene encoding probable xyloglucan 6-xylosyltransferase 5, translated as MGQDGFTPQKRSTTFSPLPTTATNGGGRHSSGRVITRGRQIQKTFNNIKITILCGFVTILVLRGTIGVGNLGSSEADAVNQNVIEETNRILAEIRSDSDPTDPDEPPEPEINPNVTYTLGPKIENWDVSRKNWLESNPEFPNYVNGKPQILLLTGSPPNPCDNPIGDHYLLKAVKNKIDYCRIHGIEIVYNMAHLDKELAGYWAKLPMIRRLMLSHPKVEWIWWMDSDALFTDMVFEIPLSKYGNHNLVIHGYPDLLFDQKSWIALNTGSFLFRNCQWSLDLLDAWAPMGPKGPIRDEAGKILTANLKGRPAFEADDQSALIYLLISQKDQWMDKVFIENSYYLHGYWAGLVDRYEEMIEKYHPGLGDERWPFVTHFVGCKPCGSYGDYPVEQCLRSMERAFNFADNQVLNLYGFGHRGLLSPKIRRIRNETDTPLQYVDQFDIRRPAHGNDRPQS; from the coding sequence ATGGGGCAGGACGGCTTCACGCCTCAGAAGAGGTCCACCACCTTCAGCCCGCTGCCGACGACCGCCACGAACGGCGGCGGGAGGCACTCCTCTGGTCGCGTGATTACCCGCGGCCGGCAGATCCAGAAGACTTTCAACAACATCAAGATCACGATCCTCTGCGGCTTCGTCACGATTCTCGTCCTCCGCGGCACTATCGGTGTGGGCAACCTCGGCAGCTCCGAGGCCGACGCCGTCAACCAGAACGTCATCGAGGAGACCAACCGGATTCTCGCCGAGATCCGTTCCGACTCCGACCCTACCGACCCCGACGAGCCCCCCGAGCCCGAGATAAACCCTAATGTGACATACACCCTTGGCCCCAAGATCGAAAATTGGGACGTCAGCCGCAAGAATTGGTTAGAGTCGAACCCCGAATTCCCGAACTACGTGAACGGTAAGCCCCAGATTTTGCTCCTAACCGGGTCTCCTCCGAATCCTTGTGACAATCCTATTGGTGATCATTATTTGCTGAAAGCTGTCAAGAACAAGATTGATTACTGCAGGATTCATGGGATTGAGATTGTGTACAATATGGCCCACTTAGATAAGGAGCTTGCCGGGTACTGGGCGAAGTTGCCCATGATTAGGAGGCTAATGCTATCCCACCCCAAGGTCGAGTGGATATGGTGGATGGACAGTGATGCGCTGTTCACCGATATGGTGTTCGAGATCCCGCTTTCCAAGTACGGGAACCATAATTTGGTCATTCACGGGTATCCCGATCTGCTGTTTGATCAGAAGTCATGGATCGCTTTGAATACTGGGAGCTTCCTCTTCAGGAACTGCCAGTGGTCGTTGGATTTGCTTGATGCTTGGGCTCCGATGGGCCCCAAGGGCCCGATCAGAGATGAGGCTGGAAAGATCCTGACAGCTAACTTGAAGGGCCGCCCTGCTTTCGAAGCCGACGATCAGTCGGCCCTTATTTACCTGCTGATCTCGCAGAAGGACCAGTGGATGGACAAGGTCTTTATTGAGAACTCCTACTACTTGCACGGGTACTGGGCTGGGCTAGTGGACCGGTATGAGGAGATGATTGAGAAGTACCATCCCGGGTTGGGAGATGAGAGGTGGCCATTTGTGACACATTTTGTGGGTTGCAAGCCCTGTGGGAGCTATGGGGATTACCCTGTTGAGCAATGCTTGAGAAGTATGGAGAGGGCATTCAATTTTGCCGATAATCAGGTTCTCAACCTTTACGGGTTTGGTCACAGGGGCTTGTTGAGTCCCAAGATTAGAAGGATTCGGAATGAGACAGATACACCCTTGCAGTACGTGGACCAGTTCGATATTCGGCGGCCAGCACATGGAAATGACAGACCGCAGAGCTAG